One genomic segment of Helianthus annuus cultivar XRQ/B chromosome 14, HanXRQr2.0-SUNRISE, whole genome shotgun sequence includes these proteins:
- the LOC110907671 gene encoding uncharacterized protein LOC110907671: protein MAAAGENMFVQIHEIEELRHDAYESSKLYKERTKTLHDARLKDKKEFRVGDRVLLYNSRLKLFSAKLKSRWSGPYTVRSVFPYGTVEIGHEDGQLFKVNGHRLKAYVGGSVDPSEEVVTLHPKNK from the coding sequence ATGGCTGCTGCGGGTGAGAACATGTTTGTGCAGATTCACGAGATTGAGGAGCTTAGGCACGATGCGTATGAAAGCTCCAAGCTgtacaaggaacgtactaagacGCTCCATGATGCCCGCTTGAAGGACAAGAAAGAATTCCGAGTGGGTGATCGTGTGTTGTTGTATAACTCACGTCTCAAGTTGTTTTCTGCCAAGCTTAAATCTCGATGGTCGGGTCCCTACACTGTGCGGTCAGTGTTTCCTTACGGGACCGTGGAGATAGGCCATGAGGATGGCCAGTTGTTTAAAGTCAACGGGCATAGGTTAAAGGCTTATGTTGGAGGGTCCGTTGATCCGAGTGAGGAGGTTGTTACCCTCCACCCCAAGAACAAATGA